The segment ATTTCTGCTTTTCTGGCAATCTCAATAAATAGGTTACTGAAAACAATGAGAGAAAAATTGTGTTTCTTTGTCAAAACAAAGTTCAAAATAAGTATCAATTACAAAATAACAGTGACAAAGAAAAATAGCTTGTGGTCTATGAACTACAAAGTATAGGGAATTCTTTTTTAATAGTCAAACTCAGAATTTTTTATATATGAGAGGAAACCAACAATCTGCTAGAGCTTTCCAGAGGACTGCTATGCTGTATTTTCTACGAAAGCTATAGTAACAATACGGATACCTTGGAGAACAATGGATTTCCATTAAGAGACTCTGCTCTTCTGATGTTTTCAACTCCACACTGGATCAAAAacaagagaggagagaaaaataaagagcTGTTACGGAAAAAAAATAATACCCAAGTATCTTTTTTGAAGAACATCATTTTCTATACCATTTAGAGGCTGCCCTAAAATGACTGAATTAAATGTAGTAATATTTTTTCAGCATGGCTAAAATGACAAGGAGACAAAATTTTACTTTGATAGCAGGTTCCTCAAACTCCTTATTTACTGATGATCATACAAACCATCTATCttagttaaaataaaatgaatcaaaatCAGCTCTCAGATACACTGATGAAAATTCAAAGTAACATCTCTGAAGCCAATTCAGattaactccagatttacaccagtgtaacagcaGAATGTGACCCAAATGCCATACCAACTTTCAACCATAAGATTGAAGCTAAAAACAGGGGGGAAAGAAATTTGGGAGCAGAATTGCCCAAGCAATTATGAGACCTGAAGTGATGTTTACCTGATTTGCTAAAACTTGAGCATATTCAATATCCAGCTCATAGAGAGTTTCAATGTGGTCACTGGTAAATGCTATTGGAACcaacaaaatgttcttctgtcCCCTTTGACAGAGCCCTTCAATAGTTTCATCTGTCTGAGGACCCAGCCAGGGCATTGGGCCAACCTAGGAgaaagtgggaggaaaaaaaaaatctttcttcaaGCCTTGATAAATTCATTTCTACAAGAATTATCCTCTGTCATCCTTTACTTAACCTCCATGTATTCTATTTATTCAATGAAGAATCAAATTAGCCTGTTTATCTTATTATTTTTAGCAGTATCTTTGTCCATCTCTCCATCTATTACTTTTTGATGAAGAAACACTGCCTCTCTGTTTAGACCCCCAGATAATCCATCCTGATAACAAGCAGAATCCTATGAGACTGCATTTACTTAGCTTTATGTTAAACACAACATATTTTGAGTGGATGATTGGCTTTTAGAGGGGCACTTTAAGAAATTACTACAAATAAAGTGTCCTTTGTTTTTCATTCCAACCCTCCCCCGCCATGCTACTGAGCGGGATTTACCTGCCTTTAAagaatttttctatttttaagacTAAATAAGCTGATGGTGTTCCTTTAACATCCAAAAAGTACCGACGCTGAGCTAACACGATACTTTTCTTGCTGCTTAGCTTTAGAACAAAACAACTCTGCCCCCATAACTGTAACACATTTGAGAAATGTAAATTACTGACACTATGTAATTCTGATGAGGCTAACATTTCTTAAAGTTCCTTCATTTCAGTTGGAGTTTACAAATGTCGTGTGCAAAGAAAGATATCAACCCATTCTGTGttacctgctttaaaaaaaatgaagtctaTTTGGATTGGGCTTATGTCCTTAAAAACGGATGTAATCATATAAGCTATCTTTTGGAAGGTCTCGAAGCAATATTTCAGCAGACTTCATTATAGTTCATTTGCTTCCCATTTCCAACTGCTAGTCAGAGAAAAATCCCCACCACTAGGTGAGCATATTAGCAGTACTGGAGAATCTCTGGGCTATCAGAAGTTTACTTGGGAATGATGCATCAAGAACTTCTGCAAAGTGGCAAAAACTTTAAGTGGCTGTTCAATATATATAGAAGATAACACCCAGGCACAAAGAACACCATTCCATTGGAACACAGCTACTTCCAGAAAGTAAGAGAGATAGGAATAGGCTGTAATAAAGTTGGAGAGAAGAGATCATCCTAAACGTTGATGACTAAGGGGCTGCAGGTGCCTTTTAACAACTTCCTTCTGGCCACATACCTTGGATTGCCACACGAGCCTATAGGGGTTGGAAAAGTTGAGCTTCTCCATGACTCTTTGGACGGTAGCTCCCACCTCTTGAGGGTACGGATCGCCACGGTTCACTACCTGCAGCACAGAAACACTGGCCTTTCATTCTTCGTGAATGTTATGTTTTCTCATGTGCAAAGAGCATCTAAAAATTTTCAGTCTCAATCACTCCATTTTAAATGAAgggaagcaagcaagcaaagtCTCCATGTGTGAGCACAGTGCATGTATCCCCTGCAACTGGCTGCAGCATCTGTGCCTCGCACAACGGCAAATGTTTGTGCAGACAACAGAAATCATTAACAGTTACATATACCTCAATGAACGTAACTCTGAATTATCCAgtaaaataatagtaattaaagAGAGTTATAAAAACTCAGTCTGACATGTAATAGGCCTATCTTAGCCATTGCAAAGAATATTTGCTCTTGCCCAACAGATTTCATGCGTGTGTCTTCAGTCACTAGCCAGAGTCACCAATGGTTTCCTGTCAATTACTTTAGCATCAAACTGACATTTTACAGGCTTCCTTTATTGCATGCATGTAGTTGCCTTCCaacagaggatctcaaagcattttaaaaatatttaagcctCATAATACCTCTGTGGGTTTGATATTTTAAACATACTTTAATATTTTATAGATgagaaaacaaaggcacagagagcataagtgacttggccaagccACAGAGTGAGCCAGTAGCAGAACTGAGAATAAAGCTGAGGAGTACTGAGTCCTATCCCCTGCCTCAGACTGGAGAAAGCTCATGTTTACTATTTATATTCTCTTCAAGTGAAACAGTAGTACAAACACGTTGGGGGAAAGCTCAGCAACACGTTGGGGAATGGAACACGGGCAGAAGAGGAATGTTCCATGCCACTCAACATGACTCCTACTGGCTGATTCAAGTCGCAGTGTTGACAGGCATTCAGGTGAATGCCATCCTGTCTTTATCAGTAAAACAAAGGATGGGTAACCAGGAAGTCAATGCAAGAAAAGGGGAGAAACTAAAGCCCAAAACAAGAGGTGTGTCCTTACAGCTCTGAAAAGAGCAAGCCGGAACTTTGCAGACCCATaagggaaaaacaaaagcaagagaAATGCACATTAATATCTGGAAGCCAGGAGTCATAGTTCTGCCCCTGGTTCAGCTGCTCACCTGATGTGTGGCCTTAGGTAGATAACCCAACTTCTCCATGACTCTCTTTCCCtttccaccttttgtctgtcttatctatttagactcTCAGCTCTTCAGGGGAGGAACTGTCCCCCACCATGTGCTTGTACAGTGcttggcacaatggggcctaGATCTCTGCTGGGGGCTCTAAGTGCTATCTTCGTGCAAATAAACAATACTGCTGATGTCCACTGTTCCCCCTGCCCTTAACCACTAGATGGCAGCATATTCCAAGAATATGAGTCTCCCAGCACTAGGCAATAGCAAAAGGAAAGGACCAAAGATTACTTTTAATACAATACTTCTGAAACAGCAGTATCCTGCATCTCAGCCCTGATTGGCACTGGAATGACTTCCAGAACAGAGAACACAGTTTTGAATTACATCAGTTGACTGACATATTCCAccacgttttttttttttgtttgttttttttgtttttttacttataataataataaaaagacccCAATGGACATTATTAAAAGGtgaaacatgacacacacaattTGGCTAAACTCATACACTCTGAACTGTTTAGTACCAAAAGCATTTTCAATGTGTGTTTATGGAACAAGACAGCTTTGCAGAAGAATTCATTATGAAATTGTCCTTTGCCACGTCACCTGATCGTTCCTCTTCACACAATTGAAGACAGATTCTGTAGCCTCAACTTATGTGTTACAatgccactgattttttttttcaaaatgattagAAGCCACTGTATTGAAGTTGATAGTTACTGCCAGCCCACTGTGTTAAAATCTCCCACTCTAGATGGTCTATTCCAAACGTGTGAAGATTCTACTCTAATTGTTTCAGGGAGAGAGATTTATTTTTGAAAGGTGAGAAAACTATTAGTTTTCCCCCCCCCATTATCCTCCCGTTGAAGCGATGACCAAAAAAGTAGGTTTTGCTCCTCGTCTGGTCTAATCCTGATGGCCTACAAGCTGCAGGCTACTCAaaactctgctctgctggagaTGCAACCCAACAGACCAATAATGTGACTCCCCCATGTGACGGAGTTTTAACAACTTCAGAAGTGACTTCATGTTACTTACAGACATTGGGAGCGAGTGAGCCGAGAAAAGAATGACAACATCTTTCCTTTTCTCAGGTGGAAACAGATCCAGTTCTTTCTGTATGTGGTCTGTAAAGCACTGTAAGAGAGAGGCAAAAGAGTAAAGATCGGTAACAGGAGATGCACCCATCTGCTGAAAATAATGCGCACCAATTGGCTGGGCACCCATCTGCTTTGCTTTAGCTCACCATAAGAATGTCTGACGAGACAGCAGAGGTTCTTTTTTTAGTACCATGCCACTTGGAGTTTGATCAATAGTCTGTACGATAAAAAGTTCAGTAAATAATGAATTATAGTGCCTAaatcaaaacccattgaagtgcATTGGTAGGCTCAGCTCAATTGGGTCAGCTGTCTGGACTTCAGGTACAGGACACAAGATAAGATATTACAGCAAATTGAATCAGTGTCTGCGCACACACCCTCACTCAAGCTTCTCTCTCTGACAGAAGCCCGCTGTGTAAAATGCATGCCCTAAGGATAACAAACTTGGACTCTGTTGGACCTACGGGGAGATCACGTTCCCCTCTTTCAGAatgctctgcccccaacccgACATTTAAATCTGTGGGCTGATAGAATGAGTTCCTTATCTGAGCTCAACTGATAGGACAGAACATGGGGAGACAGATGGTTTCAGTTAACCAAGACCTGAAAACCAAAGCCTTCTTTCCCCACATGGAAGACTAGGGAATGATTTTGACCTTAGAGTCACAGCAgtgactgagatcagaacctAGCCCTAGATACACATGTCCAGGTAACCtacagaaaggaaaagaagcTGACTTAACAACTTGCACACGGTGcggccaaaaggaaaaaaaacagtttgcCATGTCTGTCTGCAGCTCCCTACCAGACACAttgcaacaccaccaccacagatAGGATAAAAACATTACCaaaaaattaaactttaattTCTGTTGCAATGATACAATCAGGGGCTGAGTCATCCCTTCACTTATAGGCTCCCTTGGGCATGGAGAAACGTATGTTGGTTAGCTTACAAAACGCAGCTGTATGTGTGTGCAATCCATCTAATGGAGAGCAGCATTTGGTAGATTTGATCACACAGCGGATTCCTAAACTCTGCTGAGACGTCTCAGTGAAAGAAGTGAACGGCATGCACAAGTGCCAAGAACTACTGTTCTCTTGGTCTCCCCTCAGTCACTTGCACTCTAGTCAGTAAGAGACCAGCATGAAAGTGCAAAAAAGGCAaaggcagaagaggaagaaaagctCCCAACTCTACTTTTCACGCTCCCCTggcatctctctctgtctctctccaacaAAAGCAGCCACTAAAATCTTCCCTGGTAAGGAAGGAGCTGAATGCTGTTAAGTGTTTCTGCCACAGCTACTGTGGCCAGCAATACCCACCTCCTGATGCCAGACAAGGACTTTAGAACAATCGTACAAAACCACAGTAGTGCTATTATTAAAAGCCCAGCACACGCACTCCacctctttaaaaaagaaaaagctcttCCCTCAGTCAAGTACGTTACCGTTTTCCCCCGCTCCCTCACTTCTTTTTGAAGGGagtcctgattctgctcccactgaagtcaacgagaAGTCTACCGTGAACTTCAATGGGAGGATAATCAAGCCCCTTAGGCTGTGGATCTCAGTATGACATTACTAGCACTGATTACGTGgaggcctatggaagcaaagcaAACTTCCACACATTAATCCTGAACTAACACTGCCCCCAGTAATTTCAGACCTAGCACACAGgagatatattttatattatgaaATACAACATGAAATTGAAATATTCCTTTTGTTCTGAGGTCTTTAAAATTTTGAAACCATCTAAATCAGGGAACAAGTTTGTTTTCCTTTAAGGCAAGTGGTCTCGGGGGTACGTCCACAAAGGAAAAATAACCCCaaggcagcgagtctcagagcctgggtcagctaacTTGGGCTCACGTGGCTTGTGCTGCaaaactaaaaatagcagtgtagatgttcaggcttgggctggagcctgaaccctgAGACTCCCtcgccaggtttcagagcctggactccagccccagcctgaatgtctccacagctatttttagccctgctggcaggagctcaagtcagctgacctggcccctgagactcactgctgtgggtctTCTCTTGCTGTGTAGACGTTCCCTCAATGACTCCATGTCAAATCTGCTCAATTGACAAGCAGAAAGATAGTTTTCCTGAGAGCCACGATGGTTTGCATACAAACTCCATACCTGAATGAGAAGGGGATGTGTGGGCCACCTGTCAATAATACTCCATTTCATCTTTGGCTTCTCCCCCTTTTTATTATAGTAGCGATAAATGGCATTTAGGCTGCTTCCTGAAATGCACAAAAGTAGATTAGCAGGAGCTTTAGCTATAAATTCATCAGAAGTGTGGATGCTGCCAGACAAAAAGTTTTACAACAGCCATTTCAATATTGCAAATCACAACAGAGCATAAGAGTAGAAAAAAATACTTACCTCATTAACTCTATATAACTAATAAGCCTTTTCCACCTGCCAAGTTAATCCTCAACTAAAGCAAAGTTATTTTCAGAAGCTTCTAAGCATCACTATGTGTTACTGAAAACCCCAAAGCGTGTTATATTGTATGGGGAGGATGGGTCCCTGCTTTAAACTGAACTGTACACAAAGCATTATCACCTGTCATAGGGCTGGGTGGGGAAATACACTTCTAGAACATGCACACACTCCTGTTATGTAGGTTTCTGATTTTGTTTGCACTGATAGTAgctctaatggttagagcaggtgactgcgagtcaggactcctgggttccatttccgGCTATGCAACTCACTTATGTGACTTCAGGAAAGTGCCCTTTTATGGTACTATGTTTCAGTTTACCTATGTGTAAAATTGGTATAAGGCCTCATAGGGATGTGAGGCATGGAGGTCTAACAAGGCCAATAAATTTAAAATTCCTTATTGTTAGAGAACAGGCTTCTACTTATAATTGGGAAACCTAAAGCAGGCCAGCGAGGAAGCTGGTTTTGAGGAATGCAGGCTGGGTGTCCCATCCCAAAAGGTCCCACATACTTTCATAAGCCTCTTGTACTTGGACTCTCAGCTGTTTGGATACATTTGTCTGTATGTTGTTTATCTTCCTCTTTTACTGCACTTTCATAGACACACTCACCTGTGGTAGAACAGCTGTACTGCGGATACTGTGTAAATGCAATAGCCCTCTCAACGCCATCTTTCTCCATCTCTTCAATTGCTTCTTCTGTCAGAGGATGGACATACCGAAATCCAATATAGTATCTGTGAGGTGCTGACAGCAGAAAGAGAAAGCACCTGATCACTTTATCTGCAAAGGCTCTTTTATTCAAATACCTTTCTGACCAGCTACAGCCCAACCTCCTCGGGAACACACTCTCCCTGACCGAACAACAGACAAAATGACAATCACGACGTTTACAAGATGCTGAAAATCTCTCCCCCGTTTGTGATAAGTTAAGCTGTGGAGAAATAATAATTGCACACTTTATATGCTTACCATGAGCTGTGAATCAGTTTTTTTGGAAATATATGTATTTTAGTTGCCGAAGATCCTACCCCTGACAGTAGCAGCATTAATCTGTAAAagtatccctcccctccaaacaTGGAGATAATTTAAATGTATTCTGCAGGCCAGCATGAGACAGAGTAGAATGGCATGTTACATTTTTGACAATAGTGCAGGATCAAGAAGGCATGTTTAACTAAGTTAAAAGGAAATGACCAACCTTGCTCATGCCAGATGTGAACCATGTCACTTTAAAATACAAGAATCATAACACAGCTCACTTCCTAAGAGCAGTTAGCTCAATGGGAATAGAATTCTTGTATGCCAAATGATTGGGTTAAGAAATGTGAGCATGCCTGGCTAAACATACCAAACAGCTTAATGCAGATCACAAAAGCACATAAATAGAGGAATCAATTtagtaagaacggccatactgggtcagaccaatggtccacctagtccagtatcctgtcttccagcaggaagtgccagtgccaggtgcttcagagggaatgaatagaacagggcaatttatcaagtgatccatcccgtcacccagtcccagcttctggcaatcattTCCAGTGCTCTGGTGTAGGATTCACTATTCACAAACCTCCTGGTATTGAAGTAGATTGTAAaaatcagggccggctctaggatttttgctaccccaagcaaaaaaaattttggcggcccccgcttttttttcatgccccccgcccctggctctgccccaactccgcaccttccccaaatccccagccccacctcctcccccaggcatgccgcatttccccccacacccccgttgcttcctgcggctcccccccaGCAACCCCCCGCCCTAGCtcccctctgctccgcctcctcccgaGCACGccaccgctccgcttctcccccctccctctcaggcgagggacaGGCAGtacgttcaggggagcaggaggagcggaaataagagagggtgggggggagcacagGAAGTAAAGGGGGAGGGATTAGAGGAACcgttccccgccccagctcacctccgctccaccaccgccgcctcccACGAGCACGCtgccgctcggcttctcctccctccccggcTTGccatgccaaacagctgtttggcgcgtggcaagcctgggagggaggagggagaagcggagtggcggCGACacactcaggggagcaggcggggcggaggcgagctggggcggtgGGGGCACAGATCTAGAGGCGGAATGGCCGgtgccggaatgccgcccctagaaatgtgctgcCCCGAGCacctgcttggtttgctggtgcctagagccggccctggtaaaaaatgcacatttctaattaaaaataaaaaagctggcTTTACAGGTCTCACAAGTTGTGATTTTCTTAAGGTTCCCTgtttgctgtgggaagaacaaaAAGCTTAAAGGATATGGGCATGTGttatttacttagattgtaaactctttggggtcgGGACCATCCTTTTAATCTGTGTGTGTACAATGCCTACCACACTAGGATCCTGAGACTCCTAGAGGCTACcgcaatacaaatagtaaataagaaTGTACAGGCGTGTGCacatcccctcccccgctgcctacAATCAAAAGATAAAACATAGTACAGTCAAAATAATATAAGCAGTTCCCATGATTCCCACTGTGCCCTTCCCTAGGTTAAAGCAATACTGTCCTCCCCACGGTTAGTCAAGTCCTTTCTGTAAGCATTTAAAGAGCTAGTGAGGTCTGGTCCTGAGCTGCTACTGCTGCTCCTAGCTGAGCTCTGAGGAGCACTGGGGTCAACCAAGGCTGCTCACCAAAATCTGGATAAAGTTTAAGACCAGGGATCTATCCCAATACAGCTGCTTCCTCcaaaaaaaaactattaattaTAATTGCAGAACTAAATCGCTTGTGACCCAGAACCCCTAGGCAGAGACTACATGTGCTTTTCAATAACCCACATTTCTCCTCCTAGAACAGACTATATGCTGATACCATAAAGATGAAAGCTGGAGAAtagaaaaatgcaaaatgttgTCCTTTGAACTATCAGATGGTAACTCTGTTACCTGTCTGGTAATCAAACCCAAAATGACTGTAATCAAATAACAATGCAAAGGATGCTGCCAAACCCAACGCTCAGGGAAGGACTCAAACAACCTCTGTTAAGACAGACTTAGCTCTGTCTTCAACAGCAAAAGTTTtaaggaaacagaaacaaaaagatcTTGGAACAGTTATAGCTGAATTGGGAAAAACAGCACAGACAAACAGGAGATAAAGGAATATAGATTTCTCATTAGATATAGAGACCAGTTATCATCTGTACTAACAATTCATGTATGTTAAAGATATTTCAGCTCTGATAAGAAAGCCAGCATTATTCTGACCAGTCAAGGCCCTGGTCTTGCAAACATGTGTATAACTACCTTTACACACATAAGTAGTCTCATTACAGTGATAGGGATTGCCTGCATATGTAAAATTACTCCTGTGCTTGTGTGTTTGATGGTCACGTCTTAAGGAAGCAACAGGCATCCAGAATGGTAAAGGACTAAATTTTCCATGTGtctagtgatttggggttgccTTGATTTTTCTGGGTCCCAAACCTAAAATGCCTTAAAAGGGCTATATTTtaagaaagtgctgagcatccaccctctgaaaaatcaggcccctggaAGGTACATCCAAAGATTTTAAGGTGTTTCAAttttggcacccaaaattgctACTTACATTTGAAAGTTTAGgttgttaatacaccccaaaataTGTGTACTGCTTTAAAAAACTGCTTTCTTTTACCATAACTTACATTCAGAGCATCAGGAAGACTCATATTAGGGTAAAGTTTTGTCTACACATAAAAATTTTGCCACTTTAACTACGCTGGAATAGTTAAAGTGTCATCaccttccacctcctcctcctcactccagCAGAcagttgtactggtataaaaGTGCGTATTTTGGCATATCTTATCCCTGTTTGGCAAAGTAAAATAAGACACACTAGTATAAAGTGCACGATACTAGTATAGCTGTATCTACATTTGGACTTTTACCAGCATAACTCTATCCGTAAATATCACACCTCTCAGCAACACAGTTATGCTAGTAAAACCTTTTAAGTGCAGGCCAAGCCTAATGAAATTTCAGAACTCTGAAAAGCACTCCAGAAATGTTACAGCTCTTGCTCAAGGTGCACTTTTGGCTTTTCAAGCTATTTTGAGGCAATGCAGTGATGTATTTGGCCTCACTAAATCCACCAAGGTCACCTTTAACAACAAATTGTGAGCCCGCTCTACTTCTAAAATTGCAGCTACAGTCTAGGCCGTAAAGTACATCTCTAAATAATGGATAGCAAGTCAGATGTAAAGGCTGCACAAAGAGATAAAGACAGGGTGGCTTTCTTTTGGTGACCACATTGTAAAGTAAGAGGGAGTGATACACTCTGAGAAGAACAGATAAAGCTCCCTAAAACCATCAGCTTCAGGATCTATTGCAAACCTGACTCATTTAGAAActacttttaaacaaaaaataaactactGCATTTGCGGCTATAGCAGGTGAGCCCAAGCTTTGGACAAAGTTTATtctttggctacacttgcaaggaTTCTAGTTTCAATGGAGTCACGCTAGTGTCTGAAAGAAAGGGTTGAATACAATCCACACAAAACAAACCCATGAGTCCGGGGTGCGTGTAAGAAAGTATAGACCATTTTCGCTTCAGTGTGATTACCTTTGAAGATTGCAGCTTTTTTGCTTACCAGTGCCAAATTCTTTACAACTTTCATGTCTAAGCCTCAACTACCCAAGTTTTAAATGGGTCCTAAAATACAAAGAATTACGAATAACTTGGAGTCAAAAGCATATGTAATCTTTCCAGACACAGATGTGGGTACCATGACATGCCAACTGATTCAGCAGCCGATTCCAATGCCAAGGAAATGGGGAGAAAACTAGTGTTTGTGGAATCAAACCACAGTTAAGTTACAGGGCTGAACAGAAGCTCTCCTTGTGGGCCAAAAACACAGACTTACTTTGTCCTGCTTTTGCAGTTTTCCCAGTAACTTTTAGTGCTTGCGATACCAGGTTATCAGGACTGGGAAAGGACTTCTGGCATTAATCCACAGTAAAGGTGCTCTATGGAAGCCAGAGCAAGCTTCCCCAATCTTCCCCGAGTTAGTCTTCAGCCTGTCTGCTGACTATCCAAAGGGGGAAAAGGTGCTGCGGGGACTGGCTCACTTAGAACTAAGGTGAGCCCTCTAGCTCATTTCAAATAGAGCAGCCATCAGATCATTGCTTTTTGGCTACAACCAAATGGGTATGACTAGAGATGACAAGGAACTAGGAAGGAACCAATCCTGCAGACAACTGTGGCCAAGCATACTGTACTTCATCCCCAGTGACAATGGGCACAGGGGCAGAACTACTGTGCCTTTTCAGGGCATTCCCTCAAGAGGTGAGGGACACAGGAAAAGCCTGGCACTGCTGAACCTATTCTATGGACACAGAGAGAAATTGGTTTCCCCATGCTCCCAGACAAGCATATTCCAATCATAGCATAAAGATCCTTGTCCTACAGCACCTTATGTGCCGTAGTTCTATAACCCTCACAAAAAAAATCTAGGAGAGGTACAAACGTTTCAAATTTCCAACAGCTGCTTACTGTGACCAGCATGAGATGAACATGAGGAAGTCTAGGCTTaatctacacacaaacttgcaccagtttaactcaaATCCGATTTTAAACCGAGTCAATTAAACTGGTTGTGATGGAGTAGACGCCCCACAAtagccctgcaagagctgaattaggccagctgggcccaatcagctaattaggttgaagcaggggagatttaggccAGAGGTGGCTAATTAAGGACAgactcacctgtgcaggaacaggcagggcctatATAAAGCCAGATGGTGGGAGGTGGGCTGCAGAGAGGTGGGTTGCTGTGGCTGGGAAAGGCTTCAGTCACTCCCTGAATGGAGGGAGTTGGAGGTTGGCAAATGGGGGGAAGCCTGAtatgtaggaagaagcccagagaaacagcagcaagagATAGGACTGtggctgcttgttatagggtccctgggctggaacccaatgTGGTGGCTAGGGCTGGGTTCCCCTACCTGCCACTGGGGTGTGGCAAAAGGCACTGGAGGTACGAGGTCTGGAAAGACTGTGAAAtacctggaagagaaggactttAGTGACCTAGCTGGAGAGCCAAGGCATGAAGAGAAAGCTGATGATCCAGGAGTGAGCAGAGCAGTAGAGCAAGACAAAATGTGGCAAGACACCATCAGAGGAAGAGCACATGACTGACAGTGCTAATTCccaagatggccagcaggaggtgctgcttgCCATGAGTGGACTCCATGACTCAACTGGTGGAGAATGAGGGCAATGATGGTCACCCCTGATACAAGGGGAGTGCGAGCGACTGAGAAACTGTTTAGACAGCTGCCTGTGATACAAGGGGAGCAGGAAAGGCTAGATGAGACACTTGAGGCAAAGGGACAATGGAGCCACCATGTATGGAGGCTTTCTTTGCAGAAGGCAGGTGTACCTTCCCAGGCTGGACCACAGAGCTGCTGCTCCCAGTGAAGGGGCCTGATGAGCAACAAAGGAGGATACAGACCCTGATGAGGCAGAGTCTAGAGAACCAGCGACAAGAGTGGGAGGCACTATATGCGGCGATTAGCTGAAGAACAGTACAACTTGCTCAAGATCCTCTAAGAGGTGAGCAGGGGCCAGAGACGGTAAG is part of the Caretta caretta isolate rCarCar2 chromosome 5, rCarCar1.hap1, whole genome shotgun sequence genome and harbors:
- the FECH gene encoding ferrochelatase, mitochondrial isoform X1, whose product is MQWLTLGAAGRWSPETVRPARAGPGHRALVQQVPPAECFPKSSSCSQMRVQIQWRGQSTATAATQTKRTEPQIQPEKRKTKTGILMLNMGGPETLGDVHDFLLRLFLDKDLMTLPAQNKLAPFIAKRRTPKIQEQYSRIGGGSPIKKWTVTQGEGMVKLLDEMSPHTAPHRYYIGFRYVHPLTEEAIEEMEKDGVERAIAFTQYPQYSCSTTGSSLNAIYRYYNKKGEKPKMKWSIIDRWPTHPLLIQCFTDHIQKELDLFPPEKRKDVVILFSAHSLPMSVVNRGDPYPQEVGATVQRVMEKLNFSNPYRLVWQSKVGPMPWLGPQTDETIEGLCQRGQKNILLVPIAFTSDHIETLYELDIEYAQVLANQCGVENIRRAESLNGNPLFSKALADLVCSHIQSNEICSKQLTLRCPLCVNPVCREAKSFFTNQQL
- the FECH gene encoding ferrochelatase, mitochondrial isoform X2, whose translation is MYLVHTNMAAAFRAANRVLCPFPKSSSCSQMRVQIQWRGQSTATAATQTKRTEPQIQPEKRKTKTGILMLNMGGPETLGDVHDFLLRLFLDKDLMTLPAQNKLAPFIAKRRTPKIQEQYSRIGGGSPIKKWTVTQGEGMVKLLDEMSPHTAPHRYYIGFRYVHPLTEEAIEEMEKDGVERAIAFTQYPQYSCSTTGSSLNAIYRYYNKKGEKPKMKWSIIDRWPTHPLLIQCFTDHIQKELDLFPPEKRKDVVILFSAHSLPMSVVNRGDPYPQEVGATVQRVMEKLNFSNPYRLVWQSKVGPMPWLGPQTDETIEGLCQRGQKNILLVPIAFTSDHIETLYELDIEYAQVLANQCGVENIRRAESLNGNPLFSKALADLVCSHIQSNEICSKQLTLRCPLCVNPVCREAKSFFTNQQL